The Spirochaetota bacterium genomic sequence CCCAGGCGAACAAGTTAACTTTGAAAACCATTTCGGGATTCACTTCGTTCCGGGGGGACAAGGATTATTTCTTACTGGTCTATGACACCAGGGTGAAGCAAAAATTCGAGATACAGGGGGCAAGGGGGGGATCGATCAAAGTCTCTGTTACGGATCCACTGGGCTTTATCATTAAAAGCATGGATGTACAGGGAGACAGGAAGGTTGTGTTCAGTGAAATGATTGACAAGAAGGGCTATGTCATCGTAGAAGCCGTTACTGAGAATTACGATAATCCCTATGTGATCAATCTCAGAGGTGCGCAATGAAAATCACCAAGCTTTTTGTCTTAGCGCCGCTCTTCCTGACCCTGGCCGCGGGGTGCGCCACAAAAACAGCAAAAAGAAACGGGGAGACATACCGGCTGCCTGAAAAATATAATTTCCGGTTTATAGGCAGGGACGTGGAAATAGATAACCCGGACAATGACCGGAGATCATACTACAAGCTCATTATTGACAAGGCCGACGAGGGAAGAACAACGACCGGTCTTGAATCCCAGGAAAAGATATATGAAGCGACTCTTGCGCCTAACCGGCACCTGGTCACTGTTGAAAAATGGGTCCTTGACCAGAAATCGTCGCGTTATATCAAGCTCAACAATATCGAGCAGCCCAAGCCTAACTTCATTTATTTTGACGTGCCCGAAAAGAAGATCGTTGTTGTCGATATGAAGACCGCGAAGGACGGCAAGGCTGAAATAACGATAGATTACGAAAGGAAATGAAAAACGATGGTATAGATTAAGGGCGGGATTTTTCACCCCGCCCCTTTATGTCAGTCTATGATAGTGTCGGTTTTATCCGAGCGTTCTTTCCTTGATACCTTGTTCGAGTAAAAGCTTTTAACAACCGCCAGAGGGAAATCATATTCCTGCCGCGCGTTCCAGAGTATATAACCCTTGATACCGGAATCATGAATGCCCTTGAGCTGGTCCGTGATGTATTTATCGAAAGGTATCCCCACCATTTTCATTTTAAAGGCCTGTATGTACGTTACGATCATGGCATTTTTGCTTCTCGATTTGGCCCGCACAGAAGTCTCGCGGACCGTGTAATAGGGATCCCCGTAGAATTTCTTGCTCCAGGTGTAATGCGAGGGATACGCCATGGGGCATATGATGTCAACGACCTTGTCGAGGCTTTCCATGTTCTGGCCGATGATGTCATCCTTGTTGAGGGGAATCCGGCCGAAAATATCCGCCGCGATGCGCACATTATATTTTTTAAGCCTGTTGCGGGCCCTGGTGAGGATGTCCTCGATATACTTGTATCTCTGGCTGAAGGTAAGATGTCTCGTACTGCCGGAGTCGTGGAAGCGTATATAATCGAACTGAATTTCCTTGAAGCCGTTTTTGCAGGCGTCCTCCGCAATGGATATCCTGTCCTCTATATAACTGTCGGGAACAGGGTATTTTCTCAGGCCGTCTGGAAACATGACGACGCGGGCAATGGGATGAATGCCGTTGTCCTTGCAGTATTGCACGTTGGATGCCGGGACCATGCATTTTACGAATTTGGCGCTCTGCACGTCAAGGACCATCGTGTTGATTCCGGCGGTCTTGGCTTTGGTAACAAGATCCTGAAGTTTCTTCATGTTATTGGCGGATGAGACGTTGAGATACATCCCGCGGTAAAATTCAGGAAACCGGTAACCTCTCTCGGCATCAGGAGCGGCATTGTTCCTGTCTTTGACGAATGGCGCTGCTACAACATTGTCTTTCAATAGACTGGTCGGATACTGAAATATTTTATGTGGCAGGTTGCTGATGAATAAAAAAACACCAGTGATGAACAGCAAGATACCAATTTTTTTCATGTGAAACACTCTCCTGATTATAAATGATGGATATTACGTATTGCAGTGATGAATATGTAAAAGAATGTTTAATTTCAAGTAAAAAATTATGTCGTCTATTCTTTATGGAACATTTTCAGCATTGCATCTATATATTGAATATCGACATCATGAGAATGATTTGATTATTTTTATAGTTAATTTTTTATATAATTATTAAATAAATTATTTATACTATTGACGCTGGTATAAAAATTTATTATCTATAATTTAAGCACTCGAATTGTCTTCACTGTAATATAATAAGGATACCTCAATACGCTAATTGCGTGGGTATGGATCTATAGTGGCTGGCCTTCCGGGCATAGGGCTACAGTCATATACATCCCGGTGGGCGGGTCCCTCAAAAGTGCAAATATAAAGTCCATTACGGTGTCAATGTGTTTATTCAACCTGAAACGTTAGACCTGATCCGGGACAAGGTTGTCATTCAGGATGTTATCAAGCGGTATGTCCCTTCCTTGAAGAAAAAGGGGAAAAATTATATAGGTCTGTGCCCGTTCCATAAAGAAAAAACCCCGTCATTTACAGTTACGCCGGAAAAACAGATTTTTTACTGTTTCGGATGCCATACGGGAGGCAATGTCTTTAGTTTTATATCTAAGATTGAACGCCTGGAATTTCCCGAGAGCGTGAAGTTCGTCGCTGACATGGTCGGTATTGACATCGGCGACGGCAGGAAGAGCGAATCGACGATCGTAGAGGCGATGCAGAGGCTAAACCGCCAGGCGGCGGAATTATACCACAGCCATATAAAATCGCCGGCGGGCAAGAAAGGCCTCGCTTATATAACCGGCAGGGGAGTAACCCATAAAAGCATCACTGATTTTAAGATCGGTTATGCCCCTGATTCATGGGACTTCTTACTCAGGGCGCTCATAAAAACAGGGAAGGATCGTGAAGTCGCCGAGTCCCTCGGGCTCATCAAGCCGAGCCAGAAGAGGGTCAACAGCTATTATGATATGTTCAGGGACCGGATCATGTTCCCGATTTTCGACGCCCCGGGCAACGTGATTGCCTTCGGCGGGAGGACCATCGGCGACGATCCTCGCAAGTATCTCAATTCATCGGAATCGCAGCTATTTAAAAAGCGCAACGTCCTATACGGCTTTAACCGGGCCAGGGAATCCATAAAGGAGCTGAACCGGGTCATTATCGTGGAGGGCTACCTGGATGTGATAGGGTGCCACCAGGCCGGCATTGAAAACGTTGTTGCGCCCCTGGGCACCGCCATAACGACGGAGCAGATCAAATTGCTGGGACACTACTGCACGGAGATAATATTTCTTTTTGACGCCGATTCGGCCGGCCTAAAGGCTGCGGGACGCTCCCTGGAGCTTTCCGAGGACGTGAACGTCAACATAAAAATAGGGATGCTTCCGGAGGATGATCCCTTCGATTATGTGATCAAAAAGGGGCCCCGTGAATTCATGGCGGTCGTTGACAGGGCCATGGGTCCTGTTGATTTCAGGATAGCCCGCATCATGGACAATTATCACAACCTTG encodes the following:
- a CDS encoding DNA primase — translated: MFIQPETLDLIRDKVVIQDVIKRYVPSLKKKGKNYIGLCPFHKEKTPSFTVTPEKQIFYCFGCHTGGNVFSFISKIERLEFPESVKFVADMVGIDIGDGRKSESTIVEAMQRLNRQAAELYHSHIKSPAGKKGLAYITGRGVTHKSITDFKIGYAPDSWDFLLRALIKTGKDREVAESLGLIKPSQKRVNSYYDMFRDRIMFPIFDAPGNVIAFGGRTIGDDPRKYLNSSESQLFKKRNVLYGFNRARESIKELNRVIIVEGYLDVIGCHQAGIENVVAPLGTAITTEQIKLLGHYCTEIIFLFDADSAGLKAAGRSLELSEDVNVNIKIGMLPEDDPFDYVIKKGPREFMAVVDRAMGPVDFRIARIMDNYHNLGRVNTLKLLFAAIADVKLETERGVYLKKISTLLDVDENSVRTDFKNYIANQRAGLRTEQQPKSDQADFLTRSYRDLVKLICHYPELIEKAVIDYNINDIPDELLRSIMKKIADMYFADRQFSIDKIFDFFTTGREMDFLNQMFNEDFSVPNPGSAYTEIFINMKVHEIDDKIDKYASLIKSSPGGSFHEYITEIEVLRREKEKLSQYIYNKVM